gaaaataaacactgatCGGGTTCTTCTAATGGATGCCAGACACCGGGCACAatgctttatgtttattttaactaTCACGGCCTTACTCATTCTTACTTTACGAAAGACGCAATTGAAGATCAAGTTATAGGACTCCCTAGTGAATGAGAAGCAGGATCAAACCCCTATACTCATGCAACGTGGAAAGGTCATAAtatctttgccaattttctcAAAACTAGCAGGCTTCTGACgtatttgcttctttttgcttCCATGTGTCAGCATCAAAATTCTCTGTTGAAGTAACGAGttaattttcaaaactgttttagtTTTCAGCTTCCATGTCCccattccttttctccatttaatGGTGGCTACCTTGAAGGTCTCTGGAACAATAACTGGGAAGGCACAACATATTCTGATCATGGCTTGGGGCATTTAATCAAGTGAGAAGTGTTGCTGGGTCTTTAATGATTAAATCCTATTTTAGTCCTCTTGTTTGTCTACATTTGGCTAGATTTGCAAAGGAGCAACAAATAacccccaaaacttagtggtttacAACAACAAAGGTTTACGTTTCACTCGCATTATATGCCATCTGTAAGCTGACTGCTTCATGTTCTCTTCATTGCAATTCTGGGCTGAATGAATAACTCTTACATGTCCATTTTGGTCTCAGGTCAGATGACAAAGAACAATGGGGGAACCACACACTGGTTCAGAGATGGGAGATATCATGTCCCCTCACTGATTTTCCAGTCATGAGGCTAAACCTGATgttaataggcaaaaaaaaaaaaaaaaaaaaaaacccacaaaaaaacccaaaccccaatTTTCTTAGGTGAGTagtgaatgataaagaaaataatctagtTTACTTCACTGTTTGCGTTTAGAAGCATTAGCAGGCTTCATTCACTCTGGGCTTATTTTCCGGACtttgttcccttttatttctgcttGCAAATTGCCCAATTCTTCTACAAGTTCATCTCTTGGCAAATACAACCAGTCTACTAACATCCtattttccaaaatctttttCTATAACAAACTTCTTTAGACACAGTCTACCTCCCAAGTTACAGCAGGTTATactttatcaaatattttgtCATTACATACTGATTCATCTTTCCAGACTTGAAATAAGTGTCATGGCTACTCAGCCCATTCATGCCAAACAAATTAGATTTTTGTTGCAGCAACATTCCATTTCCAACTCACATGTCCTTATACTGACATGTGTTATCATGTTCCAGGGCACTGGTAATTTGCCTTCATTATCATAATCACTTGAAGAGCTTTTTGAACTACACCTACCCAGAGCCTCTAATACACAATTTGGTAGAAGGACCAAGGAAAGTGCATGTggtgaattatacactttaaatagtTAAGTTGTATGGAATTTGAATTATACGCTAATAAAGCTGCCCTTGGTTTTAACATTTCCAGAGTTAGTCTTTGTACGCAAAATTTTGACACATAAGGAAGCTTACTTATATTTAGAGAATAAATGGTCTCAGATTTGTggcaacacagatggaccttaaGAGCATTATACTAAGTAAGATAAGTCACCAGGGAAAGATAAATAAGGCATGATATATCATttacgtgtggaatctaaaaaagctacACATGTAAAAgtagtagaatggtggttaccaggagccAGGGATGGGGGAATTGGGAGAGGTTGTTTAAGAGTACAAACTTGCAACTAGTAAATAAATCCTAGAGATCGAATACACAACGCAGGaattatagtcaacaatattgcATTATAAACTTCAAAGCTGCTAAGAGACTAGGTCTGAAttgttctacacacacacacacacacacacacacacacacacacacacacacaatagtaaTTACGTGACATGATAAAAGTAGTAGCTAATGCTACTAtagtaatcatattgcaatataaaatttatcaaacCAACATCTTGTATACTTTAAGcttacataattttatatgcCAATATCTCAACGGAATAAATAAAGTCTCAGTCAATGAACTCATTCTGTGAAAGAGTAGTTCCAGAAATTACTTTTCGGAAAGACGTTAAAAGTTTAGTTAGAAGATTCATGGTAAAATTTAAGTTTCaaccaatttcattttttcctaattacCCTCACCTGAAATATTTCAACCATACCAACAAGAAAAAACAGCCAACCAAACCATCCACTGGAATAgtgctactcaaaatgtggtccatggaccagcagcatcagcatcacctgaaaccttgttagaaatgcaaattcttagtgTCCACAACAGACCAACTAAGTAAGAATCTCTGGGCGTGGAGCTGAGTATGTGTTTTAACCACCTCTCCAGTTGAGGCCCATGTACATTGAAGTTTGAAAACACTGCACTAGACTATTCAAGATCTAAGAAAATGGTATGTGATAGCTCTATCACCTCTTTTACCCATAAAATCAGTAGAATGAAAACATTATCTTAACTTCACATCCAGAGTCTAAGGTCTGTGAATAAAAAAAtccttagaaaaaaatatctgctaGGGAAACATGCCATTTTAATTTCACAAAACAATCTAGCACTTCCTCAAAGTTCATTATAATGGAATTTTACATGTATAtccaatttcaaaagaaaaacactacTACATGAGAAAACGTATTAAACTATACTTCCTAGCAATTCTGAAACAATTTTATAGCTTACCTTGTATTGATCGTTGGGACCCAATTTGTTCCAGGGTTCTGGGTTATTCTTCCTATCCCAactaaaagaaacaattattaaCTACTATAGTaataaaacactatttaaaatagttttctatttcctAAGGAGCTAATATTTTGAATAGATCTCATTTTCTATTAGATTGAGTATGATGTGGTTTTCAGTAGAGTTGAAACAGAGATAGACTCTATTTAGCAATCCCATGTAGTTAATTAGAAAAAAGAGTTGAACAGAGAGCCTCCTGGGCAGTGTATTTGTCCTTATCCCTGTCACAGGAAACTTTAAACTTGGTTtttgggatgcctaggtggctcagtctgttaagcgctgacttcagctcaggtcatgatctcgtggtttgtaggttcaagcacggcatccagctttgtgctgacagctcagagcctggaacctgcttctcattctgcctctctctctctctctgctccctcttctgctcattctctctcaaaaataaataaaaacattaaaaactataaagaaaattcatttggCTTTCCCTAAAGAAGTGATATATAGAAAAGTACAGAATAACAATACATCAATCTTTTTGTTGCATGTTGGTTCTTTAACTTCAAAAGGAAACATTCCTTATTGaggaaaagcagacaaaaaacaTTTACATGCATCAGCAACTCTgattaagtattttataaaaatagttatcTCAATTCTCACAAGAATTCTCCAAATAATTACGGATGGCAAAAATGAGATTCAAAGACATTTAGACAATTTTATgacccaggaaaagaaaatgacaacagGATTTGAACTTCCTATAGAAGCCTATAAAACAGACTCTTTCTACTACTTGATTTTGCCTCCCTAAAGACTGTGGCTCCCAAACCAGCTTAATAAACCATCAAAGTTCCACTAAACGTTTTTAAGCACTTACCTGACATCTGGATTGAACAATGCCAGGCGCAAGACATATAGTGCTGCTCCAGTACCTCCCGCTCCAATAAATATGAAGAGGGGGATCAACTAGAACCAAACACAAAATAGGCGAGAATTAATGGCCAGCTTCAAATACCTAGATACTGATAAAAGAAAGGCTAGAGTTAATTCCTACACAATGATTCTCGGGTCTCAAACTGGTATTTTTCTaccttgttttaaaatcttaataaagGTAGACCTTAAATTGAAGTACGATTTCTTTTAACTGtgttcaaaagaaagaaaggtaatttcCAAAAGACGTGAAGAGGGTTCTGgtttaatgtggaaaaaaattagattcaaatttttaaatttccaggaaCATATGTCAAGTCTTCTCCACCTCTCTTAATATTTATACACGTTCTCATTCAATTTCCCAGCTTCCTTTATCTCGAGGCTTGTAAAACAACTTCTTGGCCTGCCTTGATATAGGGGTTATGAAAAACATAAGTTCTGTGAAATAAATAGACCAAATATAAACATACCTATGACAAACATCGGTTACAGGCATAAATCTCTGAAGACATATTACCACCATGCTTAATTTGTAGTTAGGTAATgggtttaaaataaagactgagaaactggGTTTTAGGACCAAAGCACGTTGATGTGCTGCggaaaaattacacaaaaaagaACAACTCTGATTCACCTCTGCGCTACCAAGCTCCCCCCAAATCTCAAGACGTCAAGCAAACTGAGAAGTCCAAGACTACAGACATTTGTATTTGCTACAAGGCCTGGTGGTGCAGTGCCGTAAAGGGTCTTTAAGAGACAGCATAACAAACAGGAATCCTGACCTGCTGATCTCTAACCCACACGACGCACCACTACCCCGGGGTAGGACCAACTTACAAGAAGGTGCAACCACCCGACTGTTCCAACATTCACTGGCTTATTTTCCTCCAAGGTATCCCTCACCTTCCGCCTGCCAGCCCAAACCCCTCAATGCATGGCGTGGAAGGTCAGAACTCAAGGGCTTGGGACAACTAGGAGAATATCACAAGTGAGCCAAGGTCCAGCCCCGAAGAACGGTTAATGATTGTGAATGAGGAAGTCCCCAGGTAACTGAGGCAGTCACAGCTGGACACAGGATGGACAAGTAAAAACACTGCAAAACGGGTCACGAACTTACGCTCGGATGCTTTTTGGCCTGACCGAAGATCTGGCGTAACATGGCTGCAGCAGAGGCCTCGACTCCGGGACAAGAAAAGATCAAAACTGCAAGGCCCGGCACTAAGCAGTCCCTACACCAAGCATGAACGGACGTCCAAAGTCACCCAGAACCTCCTACCTAAGGACCCCTGGCTCGGAGGACAGCTTGCGGCAAGAGCGCCCGGATGCAGCTGTCCTTAACAGTGCCTGCTTTTATCCAGCACCTCAAGCATCCGCACTGACCTGGAAAGACCCTTAGCGTTCCAGTCCCAAGCGCAACAGTCTCGTTCCTGTCGTATATATGCTTCTAGCTGGTAAAATTTTGCGTCGAAACTAGAACACTTTGATTGACTAAACAGGCACTTTCTCGGGAAAACACTCGTTGAGACATGGGGTGGGCGGGGTCTTCTTGGGTCCGCGAGTTGAGGCCCTTGGGGCGCGCGTGCTTGGCGCGCGCCTGCGAGTCCTGACGGGCGCTGAGGGAGCTGAGCGGCGCCTGTGGCTGCTGGGTGTCAGGCGCTGGGAGGGCAGGTCGAGTCTCTTGCTGCTAAGGTCAGCGACTGCGGTTTAAAAAGACTGCAGCTGCTTCCTGTCTTAGATTGTCGCTTACGGGCAGAAGTTAAGAGCTAGTAAATGGCTTAAAGATGGCAATAGTCCTGTCAACGTAATCTCTAGATCCCCAGGTCCTGGCCCTCGATTTAATGTTAGGTGCCATGCCACTGTACATTCTCTCTAGACtcgaaattaatttttaaaatgttttcagtggtCGTGTTCCTACACATAGTTTTTCCAGTACTCTAACacaattttcatttatctgttgtgtgtgttcctttttggtttttgggtttttttacatCTGAAAGTCAGGGGTCTCTGGGGACAGTGTGAACCCTTTCCAATCTCCTGCGTAAAGAATCAAATCACAAGTGTTTGGGACTGGGAAGAAAGACTAGGAAAGGGCTTCTCTGAAAAAGCAACGTCAGGCTTAAAGAGAAGCAAACACGTGAAAACGGATGATGCCGCTGTACAAAATAGTGATAAGTGTGACAGCCTGAAACTTGAAATACTCTGAGGAAGTGTGGGAGGTGTGGCGTGGTAGGAACTTGAAGAGGGAGAGCAAGgtgggagtcagatctgctgcacCAGTACATTAAGGGTTTTACGCTGAGACCATTAGAaagttatgcaaaaaaaaaaaaaaaaaaaaaaaaaaaaaaaaaagttgctttagTTTTCAATGATTGCTTTGTCTATGAAGAATGGATTAGAGGAGATAGCATGAAAGGGGAGGGACTGGTCCAGGGCCACTGTAGTAGTCCTTGTGAGATAATAGTAGCTTTGACCGGTGTGGGAAATATGATGAAGAAAGGATTCTAGAGATATTTAAGAGGTAGCACCAACAGAACTTGGTGATTGGTTGAAtatggggaaatggggagaagcaGCTCAGGATAATTTCAGAAGTTCAGTTTTGACCAGCTGTTTGGATGTTGATGCCAGTTATTGAGAAACAATAGTGTCAATAGAGTTATTGAGAAACAATAGAGAATGATGGATAAGTATTTATGTAAAATACAAGTAGATTTCTGTAGGGCAGAAAAGTGATCTAGACTACACAAATATATTTAGGGCTCAGTTTATTCGTGGGAAATGACACCGTATGACTGAATGAGATTGCTTAGGGAGCGAAGTAGCAGGTAACAAAGGGGACAAAGGACATGGAGCTGAGGAATTCCAACATGCAATGTTGGGTAGAGGAAATAAGGCCAACAAGGTGgacaagaaaaaagataaattgtgaTTAAGATGATAGGTTAGGAAGCTTAGGAAGACTGCTGTTTCgtccattcattcagtaaatctTATAATAAGTACCTACTCAGCACCAGGCAGTTTTCTAATCTGGGAGAAAGCACTGAATGAGAACATTGTTTTGTCCTAAAGGAGATTACATGGAAGTTGGAAAGAAAAACCATACAATTAAGATAATTTTAGATAGTGATAAACcaataaaatatagtaataagaGGGGCACTTACATGgttcacttggttgagcatctaactctcgatcccaactcaggtcttgatcctagggtcatgaattcaagccccacgttgcatggagcctacttaagtatatatatattatataaatatatatatatgagatatatatatatttatataatatatgttgtATAAAATATTAAGTGTATATAATACTAAGTATGAATTCATATTAAGTATGTATATAAAAAGTATGAATTCATATTAAGTGttaattcaagccccatgttacatggagcctacttatatatatttatttatttattatataaatactaaattatataagatattaagtatatataatattaagtatGAATTCATATTAagtatgaattcaagccccatgttgcatggagcctacttaaatatatataatataaatattaaattatataaaaagtatatttatacttatatgttatagtattttacttatattttaaaatataagataaggGAGAAAGACATGCAGGACTGGAGGAAAGAATGTTACTTTAGTGAGAAAAGACAAGGGAGGTCCCTCTGAAGAGGTAAAATCTGAGCTGAAACTTAAATAAGGAGGTAACCTGGTGATGATATGGGTGAAGAATGTTCCAATTGTCAAAGGCAATGgttttgagattaaaaaacaaaacaaaacccaaggccAATGTGGCTGATCcatataaaaggagaaaagaaaatgagatgagaGAGGTTGTAAAGGACTCTCACATTGACTTTATAGACTGTGGTGAGGAATgtggctatatttttaaaaatcggcacaaaaatcatggaaaatatttaaaagtaaacacAGAAACCTAACAGCAATAAGTGTAGGTGGGCTTTCAGCAAAGAATTGGAAGGAGGAAAATTTCTtcttgcaatattttatttttaatgataagtGATAATAAGTAAATAGGTATACATGAATACCACTGttaataagaaagtaaaatcttGTGACTCACTTTTTTGTCATTAATCCAGTTTTAGAGGTAACAAAAATATAGGTAGACAAGTGATGCCTTTGGAAATTTTAACAAAGCAAGGttgcaaaatataaatttcattaaatattaaccaGAATGTCAAAGTATAAAAGTTTGAATTATGCATATTAAAGTTAGAGGAAAGAGTCTGTGGCCTATATTTTAATCAGGGATTGGAAGAATAGAAGAGACAATCAAGGAAAAGAATCCATAGTGGAGgatacatattataaaaatacattttagcttTAGAAGTAGTTTTGGTATGTGTGGTAGATTTTATTCTATACAAATACCTGTTGCCTCTCCCTGGAAGAGGTATCACTCACTTGCCTCAGTGTCACGCTTGATAGGATGACTTCCTTTATTAGCAAATGGAATGCATAACATGTAAGCTGTGTCATGCACAAGCAGAAGCTTTAAGAGCCGAAATCtgccatgttctttcttttctctctgccacaaGATCTACAGTGTT
This DNA window, taken from Panthera tigris isolate Pti1 chromosome A2, P.tigris_Pti1_mat1.1, whole genome shotgun sequence, encodes the following:
- the NDUFA4 gene encoding cytochrome c oxidase subunit NDUFA4; this encodes MLRQIFGQAKKHPSLIPLFIFIGAGGTGAALYVLRLALFNPDVSWDRKNNPEPWNKLGPNDQYKFYSVNVDYSKLKKEGPDF